The Setaria viridis chromosome 6, Setaria_viridis_v4.0, whole genome shotgun sequence genome contains a region encoding:
- the LOC117861087 gene encoding probable E3 ubiquitin-protein ligase XBOS35 has protein sequence MGILGMMGDSFGCSATGERLVSAARDGDIQEARALLELNPRLARYSTFGIRNSPLHYSAAKGHHEIVSLLIESGVNINLRNCRGQTALMQACLYGHWKVVQILVLFKANIHRRDCFSGATAIHFATLKGHTRCIRLLVADYVPSLSEFWNVMHGKSTDETKKDTFDAISLRRLINGKSDGGVTPLHLAALHGHAESVQLLLDLGASVSEVTVNDGSTIDLIGSGSTPLHYAACGGSAVCCQLLIAAGANMGAENANGYTPLHVARLWHKTSVEGILSKQPEGRIRILPSPYLCLPLMSIIKIARECGWRKTSASSTCQDPCVICLEVECTVAAEGCGHEFCTKCALYLCSTTSSSTSTRGVPGSIPCPLCRHAIVSFMKLTSTTPIKELPWTSTSLALCAAGAGTAPNRASSLHRRPDTRRLRSASVQLGCSSFRSIGSGKLSSLKLNCTGAEEAVPCLISCLRPDVQRSSSYRERIRRYSEF, from the exons ATGGGGATCTTAGGTATGATGGGCGATTCGTTCGGCTGCTCGGCTACTGGCGAGCGACTCGTCTCAGCCGCAAGGGATGGAGACATTCAAGAGGCTAGGGCCCTCTTGGAGCTCAACCCTCGCCTTGCCCGGTACTCGACGTTCGGGATCCGAAACTCGCCCCTCCATTACTCGGCAGCGAAGGGCCACCATGAG ATTGTCTCCCTCCTAATCGAATCCGGGGTTAACATCAACCTTAGAAATTGCAGAGGACAG ACTGCTCTGATGCAAGCTTGTCTATATGGTCACTGGAAAGTTGTACAGATTCTAGTTCTTTTCAAAGCAAAT ATTCACAGGAGAGATTGTTTTAGTGGCGCAACAGCTATTCACTTTGCCACCCTAAAAGGTCATACTCGGTGCATTCGGCTTCTTGTGGCTGATTACGTGCCTAGCTTGTCAGAGTTTTGGAATGTTATGCATGGAAAGTCCACAGATGAAACAAAAAAGGATACCTTTGATGCAAT ATCTCTCCGGAGGCTAATTAATGGTAAGTCGGATGGTGGCGTCACCCCGCTTCACTTGGCTGCCCTTCATGGGCATGCTGAGAGTGTGCAATTGCTATTAGACCTTGGAGCTTCTGTCTCTGAGGTCACTGTAAATGATGGTTCAACTATTGACCTCATTG GTTCAGGGAGCACTCCTCTCCATTATGCGGCATGTGGTGGAAGTGCTGTCTGCTGCCAA CTTCTCATTGCAGCAGGAGCGAACATGGGAGCTGAAAATGCTAATGG GTATACTCCCCTACATGTGGCTCGTTTGTGGCACAAAACTAGTGTTGAAGGCATCCTAAGCAAACAGCCAGAAGGCCGAATACGCATTCTTCCTTCACCATACTTGTGTCTACCACTTATGAGCATTATCAAAATCGCTCG TGAGTGCGGATGGAGAAAGACTTCTGCCTCCTCAACATGTCAGGATCCATGTGTCATATGTTTGGAGGTGGAATGCACGGTAGCTGCAGAAG GCTGTGGCCATGAGTTCTGCACCAAATGCGCACTCTATTTGTGCTCGACCACAAGCAGCTCAACATCAACCCGTGGCGTTCCTGGCTCCATACCATGCCCTTTGTGCAGGCACGCCATTGTCTCTTTCATGAAGCTCACGAGTACCACCCCGATAAAGGAGCTACCATGGACAAGTACATCGCTAGCTCTATGTGCGGCAGGCGCAGGCACTGCTCCCAATCGTGCCAGCTCCTTACATCGTCGGCCTGACACACGTCGGTTGCGCTCCGCATCGGTTCAGCTGGGATGCTCCTCTTTTAGATCCATTGGCTCCGGGAAACTGTCGTCACTAAAGTTGAACTGCACAGGAGCTGAAGAGGCGGTGCCTTGCCTCATTAGCTGTCTCAGGCCAGATGTGCAGCGGTCATCATCGTACAGGGAAAGAATTAGGAGATATTCAGAGTTTTGA